A stretch of Lathyrus oleraceus cultivar Zhongwan6 chromosome 6, CAAS_Psat_ZW6_1.0, whole genome shotgun sequence DNA encodes these proteins:
- the LOC127092015 gene encoding serine carboxypeptidase-like precursor, with product MGLSSTSIFLFLYFCSSIASPAAADLRLTLEAKKLVRDLNLFPEVNLNIVAAANSSSLDFSGKIVEKRLKFPNLVGDDDDDVSVEDFGHYAGYYPIQHSHAARMFYFFFESRNRKEDPVVIWLTGGPGCSSELALFYENGPFKINHNLSLVWNEYGWDKVSNLLYVDQPTGTGFSYSTDLRDIRHNEKGVSNDLYDFLQAFFVEHPQYAKNDFFITGESYAGHYIPALASRIHQGNQANEGIHINLKGLAIGNGLTNPAIQYKAYPDYALDMGIITQTTHDLLGKVLVPACELAIKLCGTNGKVSCLTANVACNLIFSDIMLHAGGVNYYDIRKKCEGSLCYDFSNMEKFLNQESVRDSLGVGKIRFVSCSTEVYMAMLVDWMRNLEVGIPLLLEDGINLLIYAGEYDLICNWLGNSRWVHAMKWSGQKEFVASSDVPFVVNGSQAGLLKSYGPLSFLKVHDAGHMVPMDQPKAALEMLKQWTRGTLAESIDGEEKLVADM from the exons ATGGGGCTTTCTTCCACGTCAATCTTCCTCTTCCTTTACTTCTGCTCATCAATTGCTTCTCCCGCCGCCGCCGATCTTCGCCTCACGCTAGAAGCTAAGAAGCTAGTGAGAGACCTTAATTTGTTCCCGGAAGTCAACCTCAACATCGTTGCTGCTGCAAATTCATCTTCATTAGATTTCAGTGGCAAAATCGTTGAGAAGCGCCTCAAGTTTCCTAATCTTGTTGGCGATGACGATGATGATGTTTCCGTTGAGGATTTTGGTCATTATGCCGGTTATTATCCCATTCAACATTCCCATGCCGCAAG GATGTTTTACTTTTTCTTTGAATCACGCAACCGCAAGGAAGATCCTGTTGTGATTTGGTTGACTGGAGGTCCTGGCTGTAGCAGTGAATTGGCTTTGTTTTATGAAAATGGCCCTTTCAAAATTAATCACAATTTGTCTCTTGTGTGGAATGAGTATGGTTGGGACAAG GTGTCAAACCTTTTGTATGTTGATCAACCAACTGGAACCGGCTTTAGCTACAGTACTGATTTGCGTGACATTCGTCATAATGAAAAGGGTGTTAGCAATGACCTGTATGACTTTTTGCAG GCCTTCTTTGTAGAGCATCCCCAATATGCAAAGAATGATTTTTTTATTACAGGTGAATCGTATGCCGGGCACTATATTCCTGCTTTAGCCTCTCGTATCCATCAGGGAAACCAAGCTAATGAAGGAATTCATATAAATTTGAAG GGATTGGCCATTGGTAATGGGCTTACTAATCCTGCAATTCAGTATAAAGCTTACCCAGATTATGCACTAGACATGGGCATAATTACACAGACTACACATGACCTCCTTGGCAAAGTATTGGTTCCAGCCTGTGAATTGGCAATAAAGCTATGTG GGACCAATGGTAAGGTTTCCTGCCTGACTGCAAATGTAGCCTGTAATCTCATATTCAGTGACATCATGTTACATGCCGGAGGTGTAAAT TACTATGATATCAGAAAGAAGTGTGAGGGGAGCCTCTGTTATGATTTCTCAAACATGGAGAAGTTCCTGAACCAAGAATCGGTTCGGGATTCACTAGGGGTTGGCAAAATTCGTTTTGTTTCTTGTAGCACTGAAGTTTATATGGCTATGTTGGTGGACTGGATGAGGAATCTGGAAGTTGGTATTCCTCTCCTTCTTGAGGATGGAATCAATTTACTTATTTATGCTGGGGAATATGATTTGATATGCAACTGGCTTG GTAATTCAAGATGGGTTCATGCCATGAAATGGTCTGGTCAGAAAGAATTTGTAGCTTCGTCTGATGTTCCTTTTGTTGTTAATGGATCACAAGCTGGATTATTGAAGAGCTATGGTCCTCTGAGTTTTCTTAAG GTCCATGATGCGGGTCACATGGTTCCAATGGACCAGCCCAAGGCTGCATTAGAGATGCTTAAGCAGTGGACTCGGGGAACCCTTGCCGAATCCATAGATGGCGAGGAAAAATTGGTTGCTGACATGTGA
- the LOC127092016 gene encoding uncharacterized protein LOC127092016, protein MHGFSTVDGFVEISECLAEMIKYVANEPSAGLFFIQQHTQNAVPNVIKLKKKVIEKSHETRLHTEDLEDSVTMVKSMKECGFPIIDEMIGDIKKSLATMTSKQPKRVLPSLPASNIQTERTSFWGNSAVDPQEGSEKRGNYFSSVFKFSKQKESSLKWPQRDSTGSIDPKTEKAELHPDVPLSVTYASSCTSTDKLPLPREVEDETLPEQSDIGIKLLSVTEKYDDFKASKQAKLEEWLEGTTSDENRP, encoded by the coding sequence ATGCATGGATTCTCCACTGTTGATGGGTTTGTGGAGATAAGCGAGTGCTTGGCGGAGATGATTAAATACGTGGCGAACGAACCATCTGCTGGTCTTTTCTTCATCCAACAGCATACTCAAAATGCAGTTCCCAATGTCATTAAGCTTAAGAAGAAGGTTATTGAGAAGTCTCACGAAACGCGTTTGCACACAGAAGATTTGGAGGACTCTGTCACAATGGTGAAATCAATGAAAGAGTGTGGATTCCCAATAATTGATGAGATGATTGGAGACATTAAAAAATCTCTGGCTACTATGACATCAAAGCAACCAAAACGAGTCCTACCGAGTCTGCCAGCATCAAATATTCAGACAGAAAGAACTAGTTTTTGGGGTAACTCTGCAGTTGATCCCCAAGAGGGAAGTGAAAAAAGGGGCAACTATTTTTCTAGTGTTTTTAAGTTTTCAAAGCAGAAGGAAAGCAGTCTCAAGTGGCCACAACGTGATTCTACAGGATCAATCGATCCCAAGACTGAGAAGGCAGAGCTGCACCCTGATGTGCCTTTGTCTGTCACATATGCAAGCAGTTGTACATCTACAGACAAGTTGCCACTGCCaagagaggttgaagatgaaaCTCTGCCGGAACAGAGTGATATTGGGATTAAGTTATTGTCAGTAACAGAAAAATATGATGACTTCAAAGCTAGTAAACAAGCTAAGCTGGAGGAGTGGCTGGAAGGAACGACAAGTGATGAGAATAGGCCTTAG